The Cataglyphis hispanica isolate Lineage 1 chromosome 5, ULB_Chis1_1.0, whole genome shotgun sequence genome has a segment encoding these proteins:
- the LOC126849863 gene encoding odorant receptor 22c-like has product MDISESSGYKDFVWAIELNRLSLNLIGLWPNADKVGTRKFGSDIRMVFTFIMITFVTGIPLVCALMRVWGDMILMLDNMRITLPLIVFSSNLVIMRWKQTVLSSIVNMIEEDWLAPKLNAERDIMTKRARTARLIIICEFVIIMLAAISVIVLPYFGLPLRHLTNLTDRNKPLPLHTYYFYDTDKSPQFELTCLSQVITIFLVVIIYVAVNALFESVIFHICGQLENFKGRLNNLVLCKDFNRTLSSSIVTHLRLIRFDNNTEDVFTLILFIWIFQFGIAFCLWGFILLNMITDENLNVSNFSQISYMIITVISLLTQTFLYCFGGDLITEKCDAIYRAICDLEWYTLDSRKAKNIILLTLLAKEPLRITAGKILPLTMTTFCSLLKTLAGYVSFLLAMWD; this is encoded by the exons ATGGATATATCGGAGTCTTCAGGTTACAAAG ATTTCGTATGGGCAATTGAATTAAATCGTCTGAGTTTAAATTTGATCGGTTTATGGCCTAACGCCGATAAAGTAGGCACGAGAAAATTCGGATCTGACATTCGCATGGTTTTTACTTTCATTATGATAACATTTGTCACTGGTATTCCACTTGTTTGTGCGCTTATGCGAGTTTGGGGTGACATGATACTGATGCTAGACAATATGCGAATTACGTTGCCTTTAATAGTGTTTTCGTCGAATCTTGTTATTATGCGGTGGAAGCAGACAG TTCTCTCATCCATCGTAAACATGATAGAGGAGGATTGGTTAGCGCCAAAGCTAAACGCTGAGAGAGATATAATGACAAAGCGCGCTCGGACTGcccgattaattataatttgtgaatTCGTTATAATAATGTTGGCAGCCATTTCGGTCATCGTTCTTCCTTATTTCGGCTTACCGCTCAGACATTTAACAAATCTCACCGATCGGAACAAGCCATTACCGCTgcatacttattatttttatgacactGATAAGAGTCCCCAATTTGAGTTGACGTGTCTCTCTCAAGTCATAACGATCTTTTTGGTAGTAATAATTTACGTTGCGGTAAATGCCTTGTTTGAATCTGTAATCTTCCACATCTGCGGTCAATTGGAAAACTTTAAAGGCCGTTTAAACAATTTGGTCTTGTGCAAAGATTTCAACAGAACTTTGAGTAGCAGCATAGTGACTCATTTACGTCTTATCAG ATTCGACAATAATACTGAAGatgtatttacattaatattgtttatatggATATTCCAGTTTGGTATTGCATTTTGTCTATGGGGATTTATATTGCTTAAT ATGATTACGGACGAAAActtaaatgtttcaaatttctCACAAATAAGTTACATGATAATTACTGTCATCTCTCTACTTACGCAAACGTTTCTTTACTGCTTTGGCGGAGATTTAATAACTGAAAAA tgcgATGCAATATATCGTGCTATTTGCGATCTTGAGTGGTATACATTGGACTCGCGCAaggcgaaaaatattattctattaacgTTACTAGCCAAGGAACCCTTACGTATTACTGCAGGAAAAATTCTACCGCTAACAATGACCACTTTTTGCAGc